The Vibrio tubiashii ATCC 19109 genome has a segment encoding these proteins:
- the recD gene encoding exodeoxyribonuclease V subunit alpha, with product MTTLISVLKQLANKSSIRQLDYQFARFIASQSQDDQLAFIAGVVSHELGKGHICLPLFDAEGQPVDLAAKLGLFGEAALELNQTQVTVDWVSLLNNSCLVAKNSAEESEALPLIFDGERLYLHRYWHYEVTLAERLNSFGSPMILKPNEIQKLSNLLDHLFARNYRYLFEAINKSQQEGNSTPVMRQRMVCDHLDVVAEDKLDWPTIDQKLLAAKNIEQLSVLDELVPLSACVNWQKVAAAVALSKRFAVISGGPGTGKTTTVTKLLAALIEQAQSSSQQNAQAEQPTIKLVAPTGKAAARLTESIGKAVAELPVAPELKQAIPTDASTLHRLLGALPNSSEFRHNRDNPLHLDILVVDEASMVDLPMMYKLVDALPKHARLILLGDKDQLASVEAGAVLGDICSFSQLGFSHGQAAQIARLTGFETLAHTTNTLPSIADSLCMLKKSYRFDARSGIGQLAQAINAGSAQKVDWVWQKDFSDIAKFPMDSQHYNQMVQILVAEYSHYLKRIDVQQLDSATGEVETMAKRAKAVLDQFARCRLLCAIREGDFGVTGLNQRIERALAAKKLIQTQDELWYHGRPVMVARNDHALGLYNGDIGICMLDDSESEPRLKVFFELPDGSVKSVLPSRVPEHETAYAMTIHKSQGSEFEHTLMILPPDFTPILTRELIYTGITRAKKRLSLYIDERVMKRGIKVRTERASGLIHRLQRRG from the coding sequence ATGACTACTCTTATTTCTGTGCTTAAACAACTGGCAAACAAATCCAGCATCAGACAACTTGATTATCAGTTTGCCCGATTTATCGCTAGCCAATCGCAGGATGATCAGCTCGCTTTTATTGCAGGAGTCGTTAGTCACGAACTTGGCAAAGGCCATATCTGTCTACCGCTGTTTGATGCAGAAGGGCAGCCTGTCGATCTCGCTGCTAAGCTGGGTTTGTTTGGCGAAGCGGCGCTAGAGTTAAATCAAACGCAGGTGACAGTTGATTGGGTATCCTTGCTCAACAACTCTTGTTTGGTGGCTAAAAACTCAGCTGAAGAGAGTGAAGCGCTACCGCTGATATTTGATGGTGAGCGACTCTATTTACACCGCTATTGGCACTATGAAGTGACCTTGGCTGAGCGTTTGAATAGCTTTGGGTCACCTATGATCCTAAAGCCTAATGAAATCCAAAAGCTTTCCAATCTACTCGATCATCTTTTTGCTCGTAACTATCGCTATCTCTTTGAAGCAATTAACAAATCTCAGCAAGAAGGTAACTCTACGCCAGTAATGCGTCAGCGTATGGTTTGTGACCATCTAGACGTCGTGGCAGAGGATAAATTGGATTGGCCTACCATAGACCAAAAGCTCCTAGCCGCTAAAAACATTGAGCAACTTTCGGTGTTGGACGAGTTAGTTCCTTTATCTGCGTGTGTGAATTGGCAGAAAGTTGCAGCTGCGGTTGCACTGAGTAAAAGGTTTGCCGTGATCTCTGGTGGTCCGGGTACAGGTAAAACGACCACCGTAACCAAGCTGCTTGCCGCTTTGATTGAGCAAGCTCAAAGCTCATCGCAGCAAAACGCTCAAGCTGAGCAGCCAACGATTAAGTTGGTCGCGCCGACGGGCAAAGCAGCAGCGAGATTAACTGAGTCGATTGGTAAGGCTGTGGCAGAATTACCTGTCGCGCCTGAACTAAAACAAGCCATTCCAACCGATGCCAGTACATTACATCGCTTGCTCGGTGCACTGCCTAACAGCTCAGAGTTTCGACACAACAGAGATAATCCACTCCACCTAGATATCCTGGTGGTCGATGAAGCCTCAATGGTCGATTTGCCTATGATGTACAAATTGGTCGATGCGTTACCTAAGCATGCCAGATTGATTCTACTGGGTGATAAAGATCAGTTGGCGTCAGTAGAAGCGGGGGCGGTACTGGGGGACATTTGTTCATTCAGCCAGCTAGGTTTTAGTCATGGTCAAGCGGCTCAAATTGCTCGCTTAACCGGTTTTGAAACACTGGCTCACACCACCAATACGCTGCCCTCTATTGCTGACAGCTTGTGTATGCTGAAGAAGAGCTATCGATTTGATGCTCGTTCTGGGATCGGTCAATTAGCGCAAGCCATTAATGCTGGTTCGGCGCAAAAAGTTGATTGGGTTTGGCAGAAAGATTTCTCTGATATCGCTAAGTTTCCGATGGATAGCCAGCACTACAATCAAATGGTGCAGATTTTGGTTGCTGAATATAGCCATTACCTTAAGCGAATTGATGTGCAGCAACTTGATTCTGCAACAGGCGAAGTCGAAACCATGGCGAAGCGGGCCAAAGCGGTATTAGATCAGTTTGCGCGTTGTCGTTTGTTGTGCGCTATTCGTGAGGGTGACTTTGGTGTTACTGGGCTCAATCAGCGTATTGAACGTGCACTGGCGGCTAAAAAGTTGATTCAAACCCAAGACGAGCTTTGGTATCACGGTAGACCTGTGATGGTGGCGAGAAATGACCATGCACTGGGTCTGTATAACGGTGATATCGGCATTTGCATGCTGGATGACTCGGAAAGCGAGCCAAGATTGAAGGTCTTTTTCGAACTGCCAGATGGCAGCGTCAAGTCAGTGTTGCCAAGCCGTGTACCAGAACACGAAACCGCTTATGCGATGACGATTCATAAATCTCAAGGGAGTGAATTTGAGCATACGCTAATGATTTTGCCACCAGACTTTACCCCGATTTTGACACGTGAGTTGATCTACACAGGGATAACGCGAGCGAAGAAACGTTTGAGTTTATACATTGATGAGCGAGTGATGAAGCGTGGAATTAAAGTTCGAACTGAGCGAGCGAGTGGGTTGATACACAGGTTGCAGCGAAGGGGATAA
- the argA gene encoding amino-acid N-acetyltransferase: MKIRSTALVKGFRQSAPYVNAHRDKTMVIMLGGEAVADGNFSNIISDLALLHSLGVKIVLVHGARPQINHLLQQNQYDSPYHKGIRVTDETSLNYVMQAAGQLQLTITAQLSMSLSNTPMAGTQLNVVSGNFITSQPLGVDDGIDYCHSGRIRRIDVEGINRMLDQGSIVLLGPIASSVTGESFNLLSEEVATQVAIKLNADKLIGFCSEQGIIDENGDVVAELFPKDAERILSRLETDRIEGVDNSSGTLRFLRAATAACRAGVPRSHLVSYKVDGALIQELFSLDGIGTQVVKASAEQVRVADIDDIGGILDLIQPLEEQGVLVRRSREQLEQELHQFTIIEKDGLIIGCAALYPYPDEKMAEMACVAIHPEYRDGNRGLLLLNHMRLQSKAQGIEHIFVLTTHSLHWFREQGFHEMGVDFLPSQKQNLYNYQRKSKILALVL, encoded by the coding sequence GTGAAGATTCGAAGTACTGCCCTAGTCAAAGGGTTTAGACAATCTGCTCCTTACGTCAACGCTCACCGAGATAAGACCATGGTCATTATGCTGGGCGGCGAAGCCGTGGCTGACGGCAATTTTTCGAATATTATCAGTGATCTGGCTCTACTGCATAGCTTAGGTGTCAAAATTGTTCTCGTTCATGGAGCGCGACCACAAATTAATCACCTTCTTCAGCAAAATCAGTACGATAGTCCATATCACAAAGGAATCCGCGTTACAGATGAGACATCCCTTAATTACGTCATGCAAGCTGCCGGGCAATTACAGCTGACCATCACTGCACAGCTGTCGATGAGCTTAAGCAATACCCCTATGGCTGGAACTCAACTGAACGTTGTTAGCGGTAACTTCATTACCTCTCAACCTCTCGGGGTCGACGATGGTATCGACTATTGTCACAGTGGCCGGATTCGACGCATCGATGTGGAAGGGATCAATCGCATGTTGGATCAAGGTTCGATTGTTCTCCTTGGCCCGATAGCAAGCTCAGTTACCGGAGAGTCGTTTAACCTACTTTCAGAAGAGGTAGCAACTCAGGTCGCCATTAAGCTCAATGCGGACAAGTTAATCGGCTTTTGTTCAGAGCAGGGCATCATCGACGAAAATGGTGACGTCGTTGCTGAACTGTTCCCAAAAGATGCGGAAAGAATTTTATCAAGACTTGAAACAGACCGAATCGAAGGCGTTGATAATTCCTCAGGCACACTAAGGTTCTTACGCGCAGCGACCGCGGCTTGTCGAGCAGGGGTTCCTCGCAGCCACCTAGTGAGCTATAAAGTTGATGGTGCTCTGATTCAAGAGTTGTTTTCACTCGATGGTATCGGAACCCAAGTGGTGAAAGCCAGTGCTGAACAAGTTCGTGTAGCCGACATTGATGATATTGGTGGCATCTTAGATCTAATTCAGCCACTGGAAGAACAAGGCGTGCTAGTTAGGCGCTCACGTGAACAGCTGGAGCAAGAGCTGCATCAATTCACCATCATAGAAAAAGATGGACTGATCATTGGCTGCGCAGCTCTCTACCCGTACCCAGATGAAAAGATGGCTGAAATGGCCTGTGTTGCGATTCATCCTGAGTATCGTGACGGCAACAGAGGCTTACTGCTGCTTAACCACATGCGTTTACAATCTAAGGCTCAGGGGATTGAACACATCTTTGTCTTAACCACCCATAGCCTTCACTGGTTTAGAGAGCAAGGTTTCCATGAAATGGGGGTCGATTTCCTGCCTTCCCAGAAGCAAAACTTATACAACTATCAACGAAAATCGAAGATCTTAGCACTTGTTCTCTAA
- a CDS encoding DUF2850 domain-containing protein, giving the protein MTKKVSGVSGKKKFLERAIVLGAIIAAVAAVMMTSSLYQFYLATTYPKSNVYGTWVEQNVASYAAEEFVVSSAGISINGGIVDTQYSWDGSHLEYRLGDKVRKFKALNEEFTELQLVSEPNYQPVYRLSEKVKNNIH; this is encoded by the coding sequence GTGACAAAGAAAGTGAGTGGTGTGAGCGGTAAGAAGAAGTTTCTTGAGAGAGCAATAGTGTTAGGTGCAATTATTGCTGCGGTAGCGGCTGTTATGATGACAAGCAGCTTGTATCAGTTCTACTTAGCTACAACGTATCCTAAATCGAATGTTTATGGCACTTGGGTTGAGCAAAACGTTGCGTCTTATGCGGCGGAAGAGTTTGTGGTCAGCTCTGCAGGTATTTCTATTAACGGTGGGATTGTCGATACTCAGTACAGTTGGGATGGCTCCCATCTTGAGTATCGCCTTGGCGATAAGGTACGTAAGTTTAAAGCGCTCAATGAGGAATTTACCGAGCTGCAGTTAGTCTCAGAACCCAACTACCAACCCGTGTATCGATTGTCAGAAAAAGTTAAAAATAACATTCATTAA
- the mltA gene encoding murein transglycosylase A — translation MFKKYLPLAAASVLFGCAQPTDRAQQYVDDEFNSILNKSAVVESTKPRDFTEFHRQAEQVVDNSPSMAKIYQPLYDKLNEWVLQSGEPTDLASFGIQAAQLGGGDKQGNVLFTGYFSPVMELRHEPNEKFKYPVYAKPECESDCPTRAQIYDGALEGQGLELGYASNRIDPFLMEVQGSGFVHFEDDDTLEYFAYGGKNNKAYVSIGKVLIERDLVPRAKMSMKAIKEWVMENDEATVRELLEQNPSFVFFQPRADAPVTGSAGIPLLPMASVAGDRSIFPMGTPILAEVPLLNPDGSWSGAHQLRLLIVLDTGGAVKQNHLDLYHGMGPRAGTEAGHYKHFGRVWKLGLEGSATQAPWALPPEKLQ, via the coding sequence GTGTTTAAAAAATATCTTCCTCTTGCAGCCGCCAGTGTACTGTTCGGCTGTGCTCAACCTACCGACCGCGCTCAGCAATATGTCGATGATGAATTCAATTCAATTTTGAATAAATCTGCAGTTGTCGAATCGACTAAGCCACGCGATTTTACCGAGTTTCACCGTCAGGCTGAACAAGTCGTTGATAACTCGCCTTCAATGGCGAAGATCTATCAGCCTCTGTATGACAAGCTAAATGAATGGGTGTTGCAAAGCGGTGAACCTACCGATCTCGCTAGTTTTGGCATTCAAGCTGCTCAATTAGGTGGTGGCGACAAGCAAGGCAATGTTTTGTTTACCGGGTACTTTTCTCCGGTGATGGAGCTTCGCCATGAGCCGAACGAGAAATTTAAATACCCAGTTTATGCTAAACCTGAGTGCGAAAGTGATTGCCCGACCCGAGCTCAAATCTACGATGGTGCGCTAGAAGGTCAAGGGCTAGAGCTAGGTTACGCATCAAATAGAATCGACCCGTTTTTGATGGAAGTGCAGGGCAGTGGCTTTGTCCATTTTGAAGATGACGATACCTTGGAGTATTTCGCCTACGGAGGCAAAAACAACAAGGCTTATGTCAGTATCGGTAAGGTATTAATCGAACGAGACTTAGTGCCGAGAGCAAAAATGTCGATGAAGGCGATCAAAGAGTGGGTAATGGAAAATGATGAAGCGACCGTTCGTGAGCTTCTTGAACAGAATCCTTCTTTCGTTTTCTTCCAGCCTCGCGCTGACGCACCAGTAACTGGCTCGGCAGGTATTCCACTTCTACCTATGGCCTCTGTTGCTGGCGATCGCTCCATATTCCCAATGGGGACACCAATCCTTGCTGAAGTTCCATTGCTAAATCCGGATGGTTCATGGAGTGGTGCGCATCAGCTGCGTTTATTGATTGTGCTAGATACAGGCGGTGCAGTAAAACAGAACCATCTCGACCTTTATCATGGGATGGGGCCAAGAGCGGGTACCGAAGCTGGTCACTACAAACATTTTGGCCGAGTGTGGAAGTTGGGGCTTGAAGGGAGTGCGACACAAGCGCCTTGGGCATTGCCTCCAGAAAAGCTACAATAG
- the tcdA gene encoding tRNA cyclic N6-threonylcarbamoyladenosine(37) synthase TcdA, which yields MRELDTPASDNYNQRFGGTRRLYGNSEVEILRAAHVCVIGIGGVGSWAVEALARTGIGELTLIDMDDVCVTNINRQIHAMSGTVGQSKIEVMAERVKLINPECKVNLIDDFITPDNQHEYLSKEYDYVLDAIDSVKAKASLLAYCRSNKIKVITTGGAGGQVDPTQIKVADLTKTIQDPLAKKIKDTLRRHHNFPTNPARKFGIECVFSTEQLKYPQPDGSVCGVKSTAEGPKRMDCASGFGAATVVTASFGFVAVSRIVEKLIQKYSK from the coding sequence ATGCGTGAACTCGACACTCCAGCTTCTGATAATTACAACCAACGTTTTGGTGGCACACGCCGTCTTTACGGTAATAGTGAAGTTGAAATTTTGCGCGCTGCGCATGTCTGCGTTATCGGTATTGGTGGTGTGGGTTCTTGGGCTGTTGAAGCACTGGCAAGAACAGGTATTGGTGAGCTAACCCTGATCGATATGGATGATGTGTGTGTGACCAACATTAACCGTCAGATTCACGCAATGAGCGGAACCGTGGGTCAAAGCAAGATCGAAGTGATGGCAGAAAGGGTTAAGCTGATTAACCCGGAGTGTAAAGTGAATCTGATTGATGATTTTATTACACCAGACAACCAACATGAGTACCTGAGTAAAGAATACGACTATGTGCTGGATGCGATTGATAGCGTCAAAGCAAAAGCGTCGTTATTGGCTTACTGTCGCAGCAATAAAATCAAAGTTATTACGACGGGCGGTGCTGGTGGCCAGGTTGACCCAACTCAAATTAAAGTCGCAGACCTGACAAAGACGATTCAAGACCCATTGGCGAAGAAAATCAAAGATACGCTGCGTCGTCATCATAACTTCCCAACTAATCCGGCTCGTAAGTTTGGTATTGAATGTGTATTTTCCACTGAACAACTGAAATACCCTCAGCCGGATGGCAGTGTATGTGGGGTAAAATCAACCGCGGAAGGACCAAAGCGCATGGACTGTGCCAGCGGTTTCGGCGCAGCTACCGTTGTGACGGCGAGCTTTGGTTTTGTTGCGGTATCACGCATCGTTGAAAAGCTTATCCAGAAATACAGCAAGTAA
- the csdE gene encoding cysteine desulfurase sulfur acceptor subunit CsdE, whose amino-acid sequence MSPFPQSPFGTEITAEEIAQTMQGFKGWEDRYRQVIQWGKKLPKMPEELKSEQVTVSGCESTVWLVSENSDGVWYFCADSDARIVRGLIALVMAAFDGKSSQQIQSFDIDAYFDKLGLIAHLSPSRGNGLKAIVEQIKQISEG is encoded by the coding sequence ATGTCACCTTTTCCTCAATCACCATTTGGTACTGAAATTACGGCCGAAGAGATTGCCCAAACCATGCAAGGTTTCAAAGGCTGGGAAGATCGCTATCGTCAGGTTATCCAGTGGGGCAAGAAACTGCCAAAGATGCCTGAAGAGCTCAAGTCTGAGCAAGTGACGGTCTCAGGTTGTGAAAGCACCGTATGGCTAGTGAGTGAAAATTCCGATGGAGTCTGGTATTTCTGCGCAGATTCCGACGCACGTATTGTGCGTGGTCTGATTGCTTTGGTGATGGCGGCATTTGATGGTAAATCTTCGCAACAAATTCAATCTTTTGATATTGATGCTTATTTTGACAAGCTGGGCTTGATTGCCCACTTAAGCCCTTCTAGAGGCAATGGCTTGAAAGCGATTGTCGAGCAGATTAAGCAAATCTCTGAAGGCTGA
- a CDS encoding bifunctional tRNA (adenosine(37)-C2)-methyltransferase TrmG/ribosomal RNA large subunit methyltransferase RlmN, translating to MTTEKINLLDFDRQGLRKFFADELGEKAFRADQVMKWIYHFGVDNFDNMTNINKKLREKLQRRCEIKAPTVAEAQHSSDGTIKWAMKVGDQDVETVYIPEDDRATLCVSSQVGCALECKFCSTAQQGFNRNLKVSEIIGQVWRAAREIGLEKETGRRPITNVVMMGMGEPLLNMKNLIPALELMLDDLAFGLSKRRVTVSTSGVVSGLDQMTGKIDVALAISLHAPNDKLRSEIMPINDRWDIEDFLASVRRYIQSSNANRGKVTVEYVLLDHVNDDMDHARELAELLKDTPCKINLIPFNPYPGSPYKKPSNSRIDRFQKTLMQYEHTVTVRKTRGDDIDAACGQLVGDVIDRTKRTATNKAAKGETIEVKAVS from the coding sequence ATGACCACTGAAAAAATCAATCTACTCGACTTTGATCGCCAAGGTTTGCGTAAGTTTTTTGCCGATGAGCTTGGTGAAAAAGCATTCCGTGCAGATCAGGTGATGAAGTGGATCTACCATTTCGGTGTCGATAACTTCGATAATATGACCAACATTAATAAGAAGTTACGTGAAAAGCTGCAACGTCGTTGCGAAATTAAAGCGCCAACCGTAGCGGAAGCTCAGCACTCGTCAGATGGTACGATTAAGTGGGCGATGAAGGTGGGCGATCAAGACGTAGAAACGGTATACATCCCAGAAGATGACCGTGCTACCTTGTGTGTTTCTTCGCAAGTTGGCTGTGCGCTAGAGTGTAAGTTCTGTTCGACTGCTCAACAAGGTTTCAACCGCAACCTGAAAGTATCTGAAATTATTGGTCAGGTGTGGCGCGCTGCGCGTGAGATCGGTTTAGAAAAAGAGACAGGTCGTCGTCCAATCACCAACGTAGTAATGATGGGTATGGGCGAACCACTACTCAACATGAAGAACCTGATTCCTGCGCTTGAGCTAATGCTTGATGATTTAGCCTTTGGTTTGTCTAAGCGCCGCGTGACGGTATCAACATCTGGTGTGGTCTCTGGCCTCGACCAGATGACAGGTAAGATTGACGTTGCACTGGCAATCTCACTGCATGCGCCTAACGATAAGCTACGTAGTGAAATCATGCCAATCAACGATCGTTGGGATATTGAAGATTTCTTAGCGTCTGTACGTCGTTATATTCAGTCTTCTAACGCTAACCGCGGTAAGGTAACAGTAGAGTATGTTCTGCTCGACCATGTTAATGATGATATGGACCACGCACGAGAGCTTGCTGAGCTGTTAAAAGACACGCCTTGTAAGATCAACTTGATTCCGTTTAACCCGTACCCAGGTTCGCCATACAAGAAACCAAGTAACTCGCGTATCGATCGTTTCCAAAAAACCTTGATGCAGTACGAGCACACGGTAACGGTACGTAAAACTCGTGGTGATGACATTGATGCAGCATGTGGTCAGCTAGTTGGTGACGTCATCGACCGTACTAAACGTACAGCGACCAATAAAGCGGCCAAAGGTGAAACAATCGAAGTTAAAGCAGTTTCATAA
- the rodZ gene encoding cytoskeleton protein RodZ, with translation MTAEQQLQASDENVEKVQAGTLLKNKRESLGLSQKQIADRLRLRVSIIENIESNNFTSDQVATFTRGYLRSYARAVGIAESEVLCALDGCEETQPEEQEMKSFSHKTKREAHDSRIMTLTLGIVIVVLGISSVWWWQNQEKTMESLTDQTDQEIQLEQEIENQPLDFTTLTEAELEPAVGEDAIEALDSTPAPVTEEVVSTEPATTEIVEETQPAQPTQAVPVSETKEVVEPEPVEETATTEQAAAANLLVMSFTDDCWIQVKDASGKTLSTGVKKAGQSLNLSGNLPYSVILGAPENVSMTLASEPVDLSGYTSGKVARFNLP, from the coding sequence ATGACAGCTGAACAACAACTTCAAGCGAGCGACGAGAACGTAGAAAAAGTGCAAGCGGGCACTCTGTTAAAAAACAAACGAGAATCGCTTGGCCTCAGTCAAAAACAAATTGCCGACCGTTTACGCCTACGCGTATCTATCATCGAAAATATTGAAAGTAACAATTTTACTTCTGACCAAGTAGCCACCTTTACTCGTGGTTACTTACGTTCTTATGCGCGAGCGGTAGGGATTGCGGAGTCAGAAGTCTTATGTGCTTTAGATGGTTGTGAAGAGACTCAACCTGAAGAGCAAGAAATGAAGAGCTTTTCGCACAAAACTAAGCGCGAAGCTCATGATAGCCGGATTATGACCCTGACGTTGGGTATCGTGATTGTAGTGTTAGGCATTTCATCAGTTTGGTGGTGGCAAAACCAAGAAAAAACCATGGAGTCACTGACCGACCAAACGGATCAAGAAATACAGCTAGAGCAGGAAATAGAGAACCAACCTCTTGATTTTACAACCTTAACTGAAGCGGAACTGGAGCCTGCAGTTGGTGAAGATGCGATTGAAGCACTCGACTCAACGCCTGCGCCGGTTACTGAAGAGGTAGTCTCTACTGAACCTGCCACTACAGAGATAGTCGAAGAGACACAACCAGCACAACCAACTCAAGCTGTGCCAGTAAGTGAAACTAAAGAAGTTGTGGAGCCTGAGCCAGTAGAAGAAACCGCGACAACAGAACAAGCTGCCGCGGCTAACTTACTGGTGATGTCATTCACCGATGATTGCTGGATTCAAGTTAAAGATGCCTCGGGTAAAACCCTTTCTACTGGTGTGAAGAAAGCGGGTCAGAGCCTCAATTTAAGCGGCAATTTACCTTATAGTGTCATTTTAGGTGCACCAGAAAACGTTTCAATGACATTAGCGAGTGAACCTGTCGACCTTTCTGGGTATACTTCAGGCAAAGTAGCAAGATTCAACTTACCTTAA
- the ispG gene encoding flavodoxin-dependent (E)-4-hydroxy-3-methylbut-2-enyl-diphosphate synthase, which yields MQYESPIKRRPSTRIYVGDVPIGDGAPIAVQSMTNTRTTDVEATVAQIKSLENVGADIVRVSVPTMDAAEAFKQIKQQVNIPLVADIHFDYRIALKVAEYGVDCLRINPGNIGNEDRIRSVVDCARDKNIPIRIGVNGGSLEKDIQMKYGEPTPEALVESAMRHVDILDRLNFDQFKVSVKASDVFLAVDSYRLLAKKIDQPLHLGITEAGGARAGAVKSSVGLGMLLAEGIGDTLRISLAADPVEEIKVGFDILKSLRIRSRGINFIACPSCSRQEFDVIGTVNALEQRLEDVITPMDVSIIGCVVNGPGEAEVSHLGLAGSNKKSAFYEDGKRQKERFDNNDLVDQLEAKIRAKASTLDEANRIDVKVQD from the coding sequence ATGCAATACGAATCTCCTATCAAACGTCGCCCATCGACTCGTATCTATGTGGGCGACGTACCTATTGGTGACGGTGCACCGATTGCTGTGCAGTCGATGACTAACACTAGAACAACAGACGTTGAAGCGACTGTTGCTCAAATTAAATCACTGGAAAATGTCGGTGCTGATATCGTTCGCGTATCGGTTCCAACTATGGATGCTGCGGAAGCGTTCAAGCAAATTAAACAGCAAGTGAATATCCCACTCGTGGCAGATATTCATTTTGACTACCGTATCGCGCTAAAAGTAGCGGAGTACGGCGTAGACTGTTTACGTATCAACCCGGGCAATATCGGTAACGAAGACCGTATCCGCTCTGTGGTTGACTGCGCGCGCGACAAAAACATTCCGATTCGTATCGGTGTGAATGGTGGCTCGCTAGAAAAAGACATTCAGATGAAGTACGGCGAACCAACTCCAGAGGCGTTGGTAGAGTCTGCGATGCGACATGTTGATATTCTTGATCGTCTTAACTTCGACCAGTTTAAAGTGAGTGTGAAAGCCTCAGATGTTTTCCTTGCTGTCGATTCTTATCGCTTACTTGCGAAGAAGATCGATCAGCCGCTTCACTTAGGTATTACTGAAGCAGGCGGCGCACGAGCTGGCGCGGTGAAATCTTCAGTTGGCCTTGGGATGCTGTTGGCAGAAGGGATTGGCGATACGCTGCGTATCTCTCTTGCGGCTGACCCAGTAGAAGAGATCAAAGTTGGTTTCGATATCCTAAAATCTCTGCGTATTCGCTCTCGCGGTATTAACTTTATTGCTTGCCCAAGCTGTTCGCGCCAAGAATTTGATGTGATTGGTACAGTGAATGCACTGGAGCAACGTCTAGAAGACGTGATTACGCCGATGGATGTGTCCATTATTGGCTGTGTGGTCAATGGTCCGGGTGAAGCAGAAGTTTCTCATTTAGGCTTAGCTGGTAGTAACAAGAAGAGCGCATTCTACGAGGACGGTAAACGTCAGAAAGAGCGTTTTGACAATAACGACCTTGTTGACCAGCTAGAAGCTAAAATTCGTGCAAAAGCTTCAACATTAGACGAAGCAAATCGCATCGACGTTAAAGTACAAGATTAA